In Carassius carassius chromosome 7, fCarCar2.1, whole genome shotgun sequence, one genomic interval encodes:
- the LOC132144216 gene encoding microfibril-associated glycoprotein 4-like → MTFLFKGTKISAGIYWEETEKMEMMVFLAALLPVVLGCDCGHDVDKLVDCSDVYKSGETVSGIYSIYPAGDIPVWVYCEMISDGKDEDNGGWTVIQRRMDGSVNFYRPWNQYKRGFGNVKSEYWLGLENMYQLTRNRKYMLRVDLEDFEGRKGFALYSFFSVDCECAGYQLHVSGFTDGGAGDSLSGHNGFKFSTFDKDQDTSDTNCAKQYLGAFWYSACHNTNPNGVYLWGEDPTHYAIGVAWSTWKNYAVSMKSISMKIKRVS, encoded by the exons atGACGTTTCTCTTTAAGGGAACAAAGATTTCTGCTGGGATCTACTGGGAAGAAACTGAGAAGATGGAG ATGATGGTGTTTTTGGCTGCTCTTCTGCCCGTTGTTTTGGGCTGTGATTGTGGTCATGATGTAGACAAACTGGTCGACTGCTCTGATGTCTATAAATCAGGAGAAACAGTCAGTGGGATCTACTCCATCTATCCAGCAGGTGACATTCCTGTCTGGGTTTACTGTGAGATGATCTCAGATGGGAAAGATGAAGATAATGGAGGATGGACG GTGATTCAGAGGAGAATGGATGGCAGTGTGAATTTCTATCGGCCGTGGAATCAGTACAAGAGAGGATTTGGGAATGTGAAGAGTGAATATTGGCTGG GGCTGGAGAACATGTACCAGCTGACACGCAACAGGAAGTACATGCTGAGAGTGGATCTGGAGGACTTTGAAGGAAGGAAAGGTTTCGCTCTGTACTCGTTCTTCTCTGTGGATTGTGAATGTGCTGGATATCAGCTGCATGTGTCAGGATTCACTGATGGAGGAGCAG GCGACTCTTTATCTGGCCATAATGGATTCAAGTTCTCCACCTTTGACAAGGACCAAGATACTTCAGATACTAATTGTGCCAAACAGTATCTGGGGGCATTTTGGTACTCTGCGTGTCACAATACAAACCCCAATGGTGTGTATTTATGGGGTGAAGATCCCACCCATTATGCCATTGGTGTGGCTTGGTCAACATGGAAGAATTACGCAGTCAGTATGAAATCCATCAGTATGAAGATTAAACGTGTGTCTTAG